The following are from one region of the Bacteroidia bacterium genome:
- a CDS encoding YeeE/YedE family protein, with amino-acid sequence MAPLVENEIISGNFNLLIALFIGLGFGFVLEQSGFSSSRKLAGVFYGYDMTVMKVFFTAAVTAMFGLLFFSLFGWIDLEMIYVNNTFLYSAIIGGVLMGIGFIMGGYCPGTSMCAAAIGKIDAMVFIIGIFIGVIIFGIGFPLWEKIYTAKSMGPLKLSDLIGVKDGVFLFLLAAMALAMFYAAEWIEKKFPRDVY; translated from the coding sequence ATGGCTCCTTTAGTAGAAAACGAAATAATCTCCGGAAACTTTAACCTCCTTATTGCTTTATTCATTGGCTTAGGGTTTGGATTTGTTCTGGAACAATCAGGATTTTCATCAAGCAGAAAATTAGCAGGTGTTTTTTATGGTTACGATATGACAGTAATGAAAGTATTCTTTACAGCTGCAGTTACAGCTATGTTCGGACTTTTATTTTTTAGTTTGTTTGGATGGATAGATTTAGAAATGATTTATGTAAATAACACATTTCTATACTCGGCAATAATTGGCGGAGTATTAATGGGTATTGGGTTTATTATGGGAGGATATTGCCCCGGAACCAGCATGTGTGCTGCCGCAATTGGAAAAATTGATGCAATGGTTTTTATAATAGGTATTTTTATCGGAGTAATAATTTTTGGAATAGGATTTCCCTTATGGGAAAAAATATATACTGCAAAAAGTATGGGACCATTAAAACTATCAGATCTTATTGGAGTTAAAGATGGTGTGTTTTTATTTCTACTAGCAGCTATGGCATTGGCAATGTTTTATGCTGCCGAATGGATTGAGAAAAAATTTCCTCGTGACGTTTATTAA
- a CDS encoding YeeE/YedE family protein gives MEQSSNETVTHKKAKPYINPYIGGVLLGIVLLSAFFVAGEGLGASGAFKNVLSVCAAPITSDDNTTGFFAKTYHSLMEDSKKWWIVLEVLGVLIGGLLSGAISGRLKLKTEHSPKITKKRRLIFALLGGVFFGIGSQFGRGCTSGAALSGMASFSVAGFLTMICIFGTGYALAYFFRKNWI, from the coding sequence ATGGAACAAAGTTCAAACGAGACAGTAACTCACAAAAAAGCTAAACCATATATAAATCCATATATTGGTGGAGTTCTTTTAGGTATAGTGTTATTATCTGCATTTTTTGTTGCAGGTGAAGGCTTAGGTGCTAGCGGAGCTTTTAAAAATGTTCTTTCGGTATGTGCCGCTCCAATAACCTCGGATGATAACACTACCGGATTCTTTGCAAAAACCTATCATTCCTTGATGGAAGATTCAAAAAAATGGTGGATAGTACTTGAAGTACTTGGAGTATTAATTGGCGGATTACTATCAGGAGCAATTTCGGGTAGATTAAAACTTAAAACAGAACATAGTCCTAAAATAACAAAGAAACGCAGGCTAATATTTGCATTATTGGGTGGAGTGTTTTTTGGTATAGGCTCACAATTTGGCAGAGGATGTACCAGTGGTGCTGCATTATCTGGTATGGCAAGTTTCTCGGTTGCCGGATTCTTAACAATGATCTGCATATTCGGAACAGGTTATGCATTAGCTTACTTTTTCAGAAAAAACTGGATTTAA
- the nrfD gene encoding polysulfide reductase NrfD has translation MREEIIVSGRMNKGVDPILHAWGWEIALYLFLGGLAAGLIIYTAFYAITKKENKYFTATKVTPIFASIFLILGLSALFIDLHHKLYFWQLYTNINLRSPMSWGAWTLLIVTPLIMIYSVLNFKELFPKVNFTKYKLLKLIISPIDSDTINWQWKYSLIRKFELFLQKNIRILLWVLLILGIILGIYTGILLSAFNARPLWNTSVLGVLFLTSGLSTAAAFIMLLSKNKEEIKWFSKIDLIMIAIELFLIIHMFMGFLASTKVQIEAANLFLGGQYTVVFWVFVVFIGLILPAILEIMELKGKHINHKISAILVLFGGLLLRFIIIYAGQNSRYLY, from the coding sequence ATGAGAGAAGAAATTATTGTAAGTGGTAGAATGAACAAAGGTGTTGATCCAATACTTCATGCCTGGGGTTGGGAAATAGCACTTTATTTATTTCTTGGTGGTTTAGCTGCAGGTTTAATTATATATACTGCCTTTTATGCTATTACAAAAAAAGAAAATAAATATTTTACCGCAACAAAAGTTACTCCTATTTTTGCCTCAATATTTCTTATACTTGGCTTATCGGCATTATTTATTGACTTACATCATAAACTTTATTTCTGGCAATTATACACTAATATTAATTTAAGATCGCCAATGTCGTGGGGTGCATGGACATTGTTAATTGTTACTCCTCTAATTATGATATATTCTGTTCTTAATTTTAAAGAATTATTTCCAAAAGTAAATTTCACAAAATATAAATTGCTTAAATTAATAATTAGTCCGATTGACTCTGATACAATAAACTGGCAATGGAAATATTCACTAATAAGAAAATTTGAATTATTTCTTCAAAAAAACATTAGAATATTGTTATGGGTTTTATTAATTCTTGGAATAATACTTGGAATTTACACCGGAATACTACTCTCAGCATTTAATGCCAGACCTCTTTGGAACACTTCAGTATTAGGCGTTTTGTTTCTAACCTCAGGATTATCTACTGCAGCAGCATTTATTATGCTTTTATCTAAAAACAAAGAAGAAATAAAATGGTTTAGTAAAATTGATCTTATAATGATAGCTATAGAATTATTTTTAATAATTCATATGTTTATGGGATTCCTTGCAAGCACAAAAGTTCAGATAGAGGCTGCCAATCTATTTCTTGGCGGGCAGTACACAGTTGTATTCTGGGTTTTTGTAGTTTTTATCGGATTAATTTTACCCGCAATTTTAGAAATTATGGAATTAAAAGGAAAGCATATTAATCATAAAATATCTGCCATTCTGGTTTTATTTGGTGGATTACTTTTACGGTTTATTATTATTTATGCAGGTCAAAACAGCAGATATTTGTATTAA
- a CDS encoding 4Fe-4S dicluster domain-containing protein yields the protein MRYAMAIDTLKCVGCSDCVVACQTENNVPIGYCRDWIVEVTDGTYPNLTLENRSERCCHCTNAPCVRCCPTGASHKTEEGVVLVTHSDCIGCAACITSCPYDARYTHPEGYVDKCTFCYHRLADGLLPACVSVCPTKCLYFGDLDNPESKISEVLKNRKWKLLIPEAGTEPKLYFLI from the coding sequence ATGCGATATGCAATGGCAATAGATACTTTAAAGTGTGTTGGGTGCAGCGATTGTGTTGTTGCCTGCCAGACTGAAAACAATGTGCCAATAGGATATTGTCGCGATTGGATTGTTGAAGTTACTGATGGCACATACCCTAACCTTACACTTGAAAACAGATCTGAACGTTGTTGTCATTGCACAAATGCACCTTGTGTAAGATGTTGCCCAACCGGAGCAAGTCACAAAACAGAAGAAGGAGTTGTTCTTGTTACTCATAGTGACTGTATTGGATGTGCAGCATGTATTACTTCATGTCCGTATGATGCCAGATATACACATCCGGAAGGTTATGTTGACAAATGTACATTTTGTTATCATAGACTGGCTGACGGACTTTTACCTGCGTGCGTTTCTGTTTGTCCAACAAAGTGCCTTTATTTTGGTGATTTAGATAATCCCGAAAGTAAAATTTCAGAGGTTTTAAAAAACAGAAAATGGAAACTTCTTATTCCTGAAGCCGGCACTGAGCCTAAATTATATTTCTTAATTTAA